The following coding sequences lie in one Pan paniscus chromosome X, NHGRI_mPanPan1-v2.0_pri, whole genome shotgun sequence genomic window:
- the LOC100995474 gene encoding protein ARMCX6-like, with the protein YAQNFKNGSCVLDLSKCLFIQGKLLFAEPKDAGFPFSQDINSHLASLSMARNTSPTPDPTVREALCAPDNLNASIESQGQIKMYINEVCRETVSRCCNSFLQQAGLNLLISMTVINNMLAKSVSDLKFPLISEGSGCAKVQVLKPLMGLSEKPVLAGELVGAQMLFSFMSLFIRNGNREILLETPAP; encoded by the coding sequence tatgctcaaaactttaaaaatggcaGTTGTGTTCTGGACCTCTCCAAGTGTCTTTTCATTCAGGGAAAACTGTTGTTTGCCGAGCCCAAGGATGCGGGCTTTCCATTTAGCCAGGATATCAATAGCCATTTGGCCAGCCTCTCAATGGCTAGAAACACGAGCCCCACTCCAGACCCCACTGTTAGAGAGGCTTTGTGTGCCCCGGATAACTTAAATGCGAGTATTGAAAGTCAGGGCCAGATTAAGATGTACATCAATGAAGTGTGTCGGGAGACTGTGTCACGTTGCTGCAACTCATTTCTGCAGCAGGCCGGATTAAATTTGTTAATAAGCATGACAGTTATTAATAACATGCTTGCCAAGTCCGTTTCAGACTTGAAGTTTCCTTTGATATCAGAGGGAAGTGGATGTGCTAAGGTTCAGGTTTTGAAACCGCTGATGGGTTTGTCTGAAAAGCCAGTCTTGGCGGGGGAGTTAGTCGGTGCCCAGATGCTCTTCTCATTCATGTCCCTCTTTATCAGAAATGGAAACAGAGAGATTCTCCTGGAAACCCCTGCCCCATAA